The Vigna radiata var. radiata cultivar VC1973A chromosome 6, Vradiata_ver6, whole genome shotgun sequence DNA segment NNNNNNNNNNNNNNNNNNNNNNNNNNNNNNNNNNNNNNNNNNNNNNNNNNNNNNNNNNNNNNNNNNNNNNNNNNNNNNNNNNNNNNNNNNNNNNNNNNNNNNNNNNNNNNNNNNNNNNNNNNNNNNNNNNNNNNNNNNNNNNNNNNNNNNNNNNNNNNNNNNNNNNNNNNNNNNNNNNNNNNNNNNNNNNNNNNNNNNNNNNNNNNNNNNNNNNNNNNNNNNNNNNNNNNNNNNNNNNNNNNNNNNNNNNNNNNNNNNNNcgggttcaagtttttctggctcgccaataaatgagccgggttgggttgatcactaagtgaccaacccgtggtgagccgggctgggtcgagccgggttacccgttttgacagctctatgtttaactaattaaatagTCAACATCAACATTTAAGTAATTATTGTTTAACTGAATGAATTCATTAAGTTTTAATTGTTAATATGACAACTAATGATATATTAGTCGTTGCTGTTATGAGAATTAGGATCCAAAATACGAAATGATATTAAGGttgaaattttacattttactaATCAATCTAGATTTTGACGAGATATAGATGAAatttaacttgtaaaaatgGTGGTTGGATGCTCAAGTTGGTAGAATAATTTGGAAGTATTGAGCATGAAAATAAGTATGGGTTCAAATGTCTCCTCCCATGTCATATCAGCTTTTCTAATTGCTTTtcagatataaaatattaaataagataatttagtttatccagAAAACTGTTACCAATGAATAATATTCATAGCTAATCTGCTAGATGattactataattaaaaatacgttatattcaataaattgaaaaacataatttttgctaaaattttatattcaggagaatatttttcatcattcaaatcagtaaagaaaaaagaataaaggggagagagaaaagaaaaaacacaagaaaacatgaTGAATTGTGTAAAATACTGTATGTTTGTGTCCTTAAATATAACCTAAAGTAGGCATATTTATTATACATTGATTATCATAAACAAGTATCCGTTGTCGTCCAGCGGTTAGGATATCTGGCTTTCACCCAGGAGACCCGGGTTCGATTCCCGGCAACGGAAttcttttttctgcttttcatacaatttgtgtttttttttttttttttctttctgtaccTCTTAAGTCATAACTGTCAATTGAGAAATATCCGCAAGGGTTTGCTTTTCCTATACATTCCTCCTCATTATAGAAATGAGGCATTTATTATAAGCACTATAGTTCCTTTAGATCCAGCTTATACATATTATATCAGATTTCGTCACTGCTGGAACTGAGCTAACACAATGCCAATTCAAGTAAGGATTTTCTCACTCGACTTGGTAAAGTTTTGCTTAAGGATTTTTTTTGATGTATTCGACGTTTTCATGTTTGTGTGAAGAAACAAATAAAGTGGCATTGTAATTCAAATGGCAAATTGAGTTGCGGTAGCAACCACACTCCTTATCATCGTTAGAACAACTACACGTAGAAAGTTAAGCTAGGAATGTCGTTTCATACAAGGGGAGGACTATCCTTCCAATGCTATAGCAAGGGTATAAACACCCTgtgtattaatataataaatgtgaaataaatataatgtatatatCAAGAAAGTAAagttatttcaataaaattatatcaaaaaaacatatttgttgtaattcttaatttatgtttaatttatgtGTATGAAGATTAAAGTGTGGATACGTAAGACAATTTGTGGCCATGTGAACCCGACATTTATTTGAAACTGTTTAATTTATTAGCTTTTATGAGTAAATAGTAAGAAAAAAGGGTAACATTTTGAAGAGTTTTACATGTTATCACTAATTATGAGTATGTGTGTTACAGAAGGAGAAGGATTAGGATGTTCTTCTAGCTTCTAACAAAgtcttctcatattcttcaatGGATTTGAAAAGCTCAGAAAAGTTGCCTTTACCAAAACCCCCACATGCGCCCTTCTGGTACACCTTTCCTTCCTCATCCTCCACCATGCATCCAACCCTCTCAATTATCTCTATAAATATAGTTGGTCTGCCATTTAAGACAACAACCCATCAACATACaaatactctattttttatttactaaatttcATTCCATACTTATTTTCAGATTTCACCAGACcaaaaaaaagtaactaaatATAGAATATGGAAATGTTATGGCAGCTCTAATATAAAATAGGCAtagagaatgaaaataaatatggaaaaaggagaaaatgacgTACCTGTCTCCAATGGGCTTGGTGAAAATCTGAAGCAGAGTGCCCTGGTCGTCTCTGTCCACAAGAATCCCAAGCTCCTCACACTGCTTAATCTGGTCAACGGTCAAGACGTCACCGGCACGCTTGTGAAGGTTGGCATAGTAGGTAGGAGGAGGAGAAGGCATGAACTCAAAGCCACCCACGAAACTTCGCTTTCTCATTTCCCTCAGAGTCCTGAAAATGTCGTTAGAAACAAGCGCAAGGTGCTGCACACCAGCACCTTCGTTGTGCTCCAGATACGTTTCAATCTGGCTCCTCCTTTTTGTTCCGTAAACCGGTTCGTTCAGAGGCAGTAGTACCGTCTCCGAGTTGTTCGCCAGAACCACCGAGTTCAACCCGCTCTCGGCCGTTCCCACGTCCTCCGCGGTGAACTCCGCGAACTCGTGGAATCCGGTGAAGTTTTTCAGGTAGCTCACCGCTGGCGCCAGCTCCGGTACGTTCCCGACGGCGTGGTCGAGCCGCCGTATCCCGTAGTCCAGCTCTTGGAAAGAAGCTGCCGAAGCCTCAAATCCCGGCAGGAACCACCGCGAGGGATCAGTGTCGGACGCGTGCGTCGCGTCCTTGTAGCTGACGTAGCGAAGCACGACGTCCCCGTAGAGCCGCACCTCAGCGAAGCCGGTGCGGCCTTCGAGGAGGGCCGGCGAAGACACCGCCTCGGCGCCGTGAGCGACGCTGGCACTGAAGGCTGCTTCCGCATCGGCAACTTCCAAGGCGATGGCGCGCACGCCGAGACCGTGTTTAGCGGCGAAGGAGAGGCAGGCGGTGGCGTCGAAGGTTGGAATGGCGGCAGTGGAGGCGGCACCGGCTGAGATGGAAGGAGAATAAGGAGCggaaaatagaaaagagaggTCGCCGGAGCGGAGGAGGTAGGAGGCGTGGATTAGGTTTCCGGTGGACAAGTCCGATTTTGCGACGATTGGCATTCCGAGTCCCCATGAGAAGCGGGAGGCGGCGTTGGTGGCGTCGGTGCACCAGAACTCGATGTGGTGGAAGCGGTTCACCTGGAAGCGGTCCGATTTTGGGTTGGTTCGGACGAAGTTTTTGAAACCAACGAGCTTGAAATCTGATTGAAGTTCAGTTTGGTTACCCATGGTGTTCGAATTTGGTTGTGGTGTGATAGCCGTTGTGGTGGTGCTATGTAGAGGATGAGGAAGTTGGGAGAGAGAGACGCGTGGCGGAATGGGATTGCAGGAGGATGTGGAGAGTGATGCAGGTGCAGGGTGTAGTAGCAGGTTGTAACGACATAATATAGACATAGAGATTGCCTATAATTGAGATAGGTGGATGAGGACGAAgcgatgaagatgaagatgaaatgAAGACAGATACCTCAGTTGAATCAACGTGGAAGGATGTGGTGATGTAATGTACGGTTACGATGATGACACGTTTCTTTTGGCCTAATAATTAGATTTTCCTTCCAAGCTTTTACTTCTACAGAAATCACATTTGATCAAGGGCTGAGATCCTGTATTGTTTTGACTGGAAGAACAATCTGTTGCAGAGGACCTTTAACcatctaaaaattatttaatttttaaaactagtaattaaaagaataaatttcaaaaaataaatatatataattacaaatatagttataaataaaataaattttaattattaaaataaaaacagtataaataatattgtgtaaattattttttattataagtaattatttaaatttaaaaaaatggttactaaaataatgaaaaataatatttttttatgataagtaattatttgaattaaattttttttattaaaatgataaaattaagaaatatttttttattataaattattattcaaatataaacataataattaagataataaaattaaaaaagataaaagagaacACCTAATAAGtatattatcttatatattatatagttataaattactattgtcttttaaaaaaaaaaactgacaaatttaatttttctttttcaaaatattattttaatatttagtgaAGTTAGTGGCTCATAGTTGATGCTGGCAGCAACTTGTGTGATTAATGACTTTTCCGTTGTCACTAACGTTAGTGGTTTGACACGAGAGTTTCGTTTACATGGTGGTTTGAcggtaataaaagaaaaaatttaattttaaaataaaatatatattatattatttttaagttaattgtttttataattcgcctatttttaattggttttgtttattttcatcagacttgtttatttatttttatcaaacataacataaataaatgtagtgaaaacaaaaacacgttaattttaattttatagtttttacaATGTGCATGTATTTAAATATCTCCgatcaaaagttcactttaatgaaaatattgttaaaaatgaatatttaatttcattttccacCTCtcttacaattaatttttttatcagtaaCTTACAATTAGTCctaatattaacaaatttatttatgtatttttatttaactaagaatttttgtctttttgatataattttaaaataatataaatataaaacttgaAACTGTTTAAAAATACTAcagatttaatttctttattataaaaggttaaaaataaataacaatgtaATAAGgtgaaatattatttagttaattaaaaattccaAATATGTTTCATGAATCTGTTTgaatatattgataaatttcTTAAGCAAATACTCTTTGCTCTACACCACATTTTTGGCCAcagaaaaagtttaaaattgattaatgttttgtaagcatttttttttatagttttgtttttctatttctcaGTTAAATAGTGTATTTATGGGAAGGAGATTATTtcggtaaaaaaaattaagaaaaaatgacactccttccttttttttaggTATATGTTTAAGGCTTTTTATAAATTGAGAAACAATCAATTTTTTACTTTAGTGAGATATTTTTAaggaattatatatattttttttcattccgaAAAATAAAggtataaatagaaaaaaaagaagagtaattactattttcttaaatattaaaaatggtaattaaattaaataaaattctttaaaaatgcGACGGTTAAAAACACTGGAGGAAATATTTATCAGTACTCATAAAcgtgtgagaaaaaaaatcttaaaatacatTCATTATAGAAAGAATAATACATTAACATTAAACctctataaataattttcttctatACGATCTAACTAATTAATGgtgtatttaaaagaaaatggtcAAAATCACCCACCCCACCAAATGTACTAGTGATAaaccaaaacaatatatatatatatatatatatatatatatatatatatatatatatatatatatatatatacacacacgtgtacgcctgtttttcagttggtacgttttaaccatgtgtatcggattatagtagacaaaaataccttcaGTTGATAcgttttaattttcattctcaaaactaaaaaaaaaaaaaaacccaaaccttTACTCATCTGCCTCATTTCTCTCAacactttctctttcatctctctcacttcaacattttctctatcatacCTATtgttgtcccaattgaaaaaaaaaaatcaaaaacccttgtctaaccctaatccaccttccccacttatccaatttgtttctctctcgtctccatgCTCTCCCTCAGCTacacacaacaacccgtgacatcgtaatttgttgttcttgctctgttcgttcatttgggtgtgttatatattttcctttcttattattattaaatttcatttttaaattttaagattagtAGTTTATTTTGAAGAGATTTGATATTTTGAGTATtaagttatttgaaaatattgcaTATcgcaaaaataaacaaactacatatttattcatttgcaaaagatattattactttttaaattaataaccattttttttattatgaaccCTAAATTTAATTGTGTATGCATTGTTACTCAGGTTAtaagaatatagaaaaatattggCGATTGTGTGAGATTGAGAATAAGGGTTGCATTTTCTGATCATTCAAAGGAGAAGAGGCTGAGTTTCTAGAAGGTTCCTGGTGCGAAGGAGGTCGTGGAGCGTGGGATTGGTAACTGTTGCACGAAGTTGTAATGCCAATAAACAATTCCCATTCCCAATACAGGTATGAGAAAACGTATTGtattcaagttttaaattaaaactcgccatatataatgattatttaGTTTTGTAACATTTTTTGTAGCGTTTATAGAATACTTCATATTTTTTGTAGCGTTTAAAGAATCAGAAGGAAACCCACACACCTCAATGACTACGTGACTAAGTGATGAGTTGGCAATGATAAGCTTCTAGAAGGATTTGGTCATACCTTGGAATCCTAACAAACTTTATTCCTTTGCCTTTTTACATTTTGCATAGCATGATGCTGTTATAAAAAAGTGTATGATAATAATTGGAAGGGGTGAATATACAAGCAAATTCTGATTTCCTCCAAAACTCTGTTATTCTCTCTGTCTGTAgtattattttctatcttttctgtGGTGATTACTTTCAAATTATCGGTAAGAAACAGCGTGTTcattattgattttgatttctgcTTACTTAGTTGATGAACTCACCGCGtgctatttttctttgttttgccGAATCAGTCCTGGCGGATGACGATGTTGCCAACGGCGGCGTAGATGATCAGTACAGTGAGGAATCAGCGACGAAGATCGAAGTGTTGCAACGCGAACGCAATGAATTGGTGAACGAGAACGCCACGAGGAAGGAGGAGATCAAGAAGCTAACGGCGGAGCTCGACATTTTGCGAAGAGACGGCGCGACGAATAGTGAGAAGATCGAGGAGTTGCAGCGAGAGGTGGCGCAGTCGCGCGAGGTGGTGAAGGCGGTCGAGGTTGTCGTGGcgacactagtacaaaaatcatattttatgacgtacaaaaacgaactatgacgtacatagttttgtacgttataataggtctacatattttatgacgtagtaaaaatcataatagaaacagtatcataatatgttcagatagaaacaatatcataatatgttcagataacgtatattttagaaacaatatcataatatgttcagatagaAACAgtatcataatatgttcagataacgtatatttttgctacgtcataaaatatgtagacctattataacgtacaaaactatgtacgtcatagttcgtttttgtacgtcataaaatatgatttttgtactagtgcgAGGGCAGCGGACCTGGATACGCACGTAGGCGATTTGATGTCGGAGATGGCTGCGGCGGAGGAGGCGAGGGTGGATTTGGTTGAGTCTCTGGAGAAGGAACTGACATCTTTGAAGAAGGATGAGGTTAGGATTAGGGATTTGGAGAGGAAGATTGGAGTTCTAGAAACCGAGGAAATTGAGAAAAGGAACAAGAGGATTAGGTTCGAGGAGGAGATGAGGGATAAGGTTGACGAAAAGGAGGAAGAGATCAATGGTTTCAAACAGAAGTTGCTGAAATTTGATACACGGTgcattaaattataaatttgattatattatattatattatatatatatatatatatatatatatatattatttttaattaaagtcgTAAGGaaacacaatttatttatttttataatattttaaaacttgcattatttttttatagtttggaaaaataatgcaagttttaaaacaagttttataGACCTAttaccaacaaaaaaaaacttagttattaatttttaaaacttatagaTTGTcgtgataattatttttaaatcatttttttaattttatttcaaaataaataaaaataaaaataaaaataattaaaaaattcaaaaaaatcatgaattGACACATGTCACCTCCTTTAATGGTGTTAGTACGAAACTAACGACGAggtttaaattgattaattttttacaataaggaaCTTAATTTAGAACCTTTACAATACAAAAACTTATTTGAGAATATTGTACAGAAATAAGAATGTTTGAAATGATCAAACctttacaaaaattattcaagttttaaaacaagttttataGACCGATtaccaacaaaaagaaaaacttagtTATTAATCTTTAAAACTTATATAGATTGTCgtgtaaattatttaaatttttttaaaggtcaaatatatatatatatatatatatatatatatatatatatatatatatatatatatatatatattatgtcgttttatttaaactatattttaaaattattttttatccagtttatatgttaaataa contains these protein-coding regions:
- the LOC106763238 gene encoding peroxisomal and mitochondrial division factor 1-like, giving the protein MNSPRAIFLCFAESVLADDDVANGGVDDQYSEESATKIEVLQRERNELVNENATRKEEIKKLTAELDILRRDGATNSEKIEELQREVAQSREVVKAVEITARAADLDTHVGDLMSEMAAAEEARVDLVESLEKELTSLKKDEVRIRDLERKIGVLETEEIEKRNKRIRFEEEMRDKVDEKEEEINGFKQKLLKFDTRCIKL
- the LOC106765342 gene encoding 4-hydroxyphenylpyruvate dioxygenase isoform X1; translated protein: MSILCRYNLLLHPAPASLSTSSCNPIPPRVSLSQLPHPLHSTTTTAITPQPNSNTMGNQTELQSDFKLVGFKNFVRTNPKSDRFQVNRFHHIEFWCTDATNAASRFSWGLGMPIVAKSDLSTGNLIHASYLLRSGDLSFLFSAPYSPSISAGAASTAAIPTFDATACLSFAAKHGLGVRAIALEVADAEAAFSASVAHGAEAVSSPALLEGRTGFAEVRLYGDVVLRYVSYKDATHASDTDPSRWFLPGFEASAASFQELDYGIRRLDHAVGNVPELAPAVSYLKNFTGFHEFAEFTAEDVGTAESGLNSVVLANNSETVLLPLNEPVYGTKRRSQIETYLEHNEGAGVQHLALVSNDIFRTLREMRKRSFVGGFEFMPSPPPTYYANLHKRAGDVLTVDQIKQCEELGILVDRDDQGTLLQIFTKPIGDRPTIFIEIIERVGCMVEDEEGKVYQKGACGGFGKGNFSELFKSIEEYEKTLLEARRTS
- the LOC106765342 gene encoding 4-hydroxyphenylpyruvate dioxygenase isoform X2; amino-acid sequence: MSILCRYNLLLHPAPASLSTSSCNPIPPRVSLSQLPHPLHSTTTTAITPQPNSNTMGNQTELQSDFKLVGFKNFVRTNPKSDRFQVNRFHHIEFWCTDATNAASRFSWGLGMPIVAKSDLSTGNLIHASYLLRSGDLSFLFSAPYSPSISAGAASTAAIPTFDATACLSFAAKHGLGVRAIALEVADAEAAFSASVAHGAEAVSSPALLEGRTGFAEVRLYGDVVLRYVSYKDATHASDTDPSRWFLPGFEASAASFQELDYGIRRLDHAVGNVPELAPAVSYLKNFTGFHEFAEFTAEDVGTAESGLNSVVLANNSETVLLPLNEPVYGTKRRSQIETYLEHNEGAGVQHLALVSNDIFRTLREMRKRSFVGGFEFMPSPPPTYYANLHKRAGDVLTVDQIKQCEELGILVDRDDQGTLLQIFTKPIGDREMTADMINQYHNNNML